Genomic DNA from Podospora pseudoanserina strain CBS 124.78 chromosome 4, whole genome shotgun sequence:
TGGAGAACACCCACTCCGAGGGGCTGCGAAGCATTTGGCTAGTGCTCAACACGGGAGGATGTCTAAAGAGCACACGCAGGCTATCAGAACGCTGGGTTGGATTGTGGAAGGATGCGACTTCAAGTTGATGGAGATGAACAACAGGATGGTCATTGAAGCCTTCAAGAATGGCTACAAGCCCTTCAACGCCAACCAGCTCAACAAGACTGAGCGGGCAAAGAAGGGCTTCCCTCAGCTTGACAAGAATGGAACCCCCATGAACAGCCCCCTGAGCGCAGCCGCCTCCAGACAGCGGAAGGCGGCTTCTGGGATTGCGAATCCAGCACCGGCTGGGCTGTATACAGGATATTGTACTGCCGATCAAAAGCAACACCCTGTTGTGATTTTGCCGTGGGACGAGGAGAATCTGAACTCGGCTGGTCTGTTGGAGCTCACCCTGGAGAGCGCTGGCTTGTTTTCCGGTCCGCTTCCAAAGTGTTACGAGTATGACCGTGATGACAAGGGTCAAGTGAGGAGGATCAAAGGATGGGCCGAAGGGTACGGGATTGGCGGCCCCCTCGTGAAGAAGCGGGAATTTCCAGTGCTCATCATCGATAGCGATGACCGGTAAGACAGTCGCGACTATTTTCTGTTTCTTCCCTTCTCGCTAACAATATGGGTAGGCAAAGCTGGCAACTTGGATGGATTGAGGCCAAATACCTGACTCCTTTTGATTTTGGCGATACTTCTGAGATTCCCCACTCGGCGGTGGCGCGAGAGTACTACGCCAAAACCATTCGAAAGTACCCAACTTACGATGATCTTCGACAAGATATGACTGCGAGGGGACAGCCCGTCGGCCCTGCCCAGACCCCGTTGCCAAAGAAAATGGCGGATAGCCCGTCTCCGTCCGCATCCGTGTCTTTTCCATCTTCGACCGCTGGCTTGGCCACCGCACAGCCGGCGACTTCGCAACCCTTGCAGCAACACGACGTGGAGATGGCGGATGTTGGTTCGGATTCAGACCAAGAATCTGTTACCAAATCAATGTCCAACTCTACCAATGACATCGACATGGCAACTGCTGACAGTCGCCGGACGAGCGTGTCTAATCCCGACGAAGGCACAGAGACCGAGAAGGAGTTGCCACACCCCAGTGCGCAAGCCATTGCCGCCCAGGCCCTCATCAATCTCGAGACGCCTGCACGGAGCACTGGCTTCACAGCCATCAACTCACGGAGCGCCGCGTCCAGCGCAGAGCCACCCTCCCGACAGAGCCCAGTCCCCGGAGCGTCTACCGAAAGAAGACGAGTGGAGAAAATCCATGCCCGGAGTAAGAATGTGCTTGCCACAACTCAACCAGCGACTCCCATCGTATCGCCACAGCCCATGTCGTCCATCGTCGTCAACACCGGTGTGGCAAATGGTCAGAAGCCAGACAGGGCCGAATCAGCCCCGGTCCACCAGAGTACGACGACGGCCGAGCGAGACCAGGAGCGCGCTCAGAGCGAATCCCTGACTCCTGCCTCACTGACGACTCCCGCCACACCGGCCTTTGTGTACCACTTGCCGTCTGTTGAGCCTGTtccaccgcagcagcaggagtatccaacccccctcccatcgGCAACCGAGTCCGCGTCAGCCCCAACCGTATCCTTGGCCAGCGCAAGGGAGACTTCCCCTAGTGCTGGACCTCTGGCAACGCCCTCTGCCAGCGAGGCTTATGGTCCTAGCGAGTTCCCGGTGAAGACATCTTTCCCCGTGATCAAGACAGAAGCGGGCGAAGAGCCGGAAACATTCACAATTGGTGTGATTCGAGCGGGCGACGAAGAAATATTCAACTCAAAGATCGCCGGCACCCTTTTGTCCATTGAAGACGATCATACTACCGGGGTTCTGAAAGCTGTCCTGGGGTCACCAGAAGCTGTCTCGTCTTTCCAAATCGACCCCAAGCAGATCAAGACTGCGGCTCGGTCCATGCGTGGCGAGGGAGGCAGCTGCGAGGTCACGATCGAGTTCATTGGGGATAAAACGCTGACACTGGTGTTTGAACTGGGTAGGGTCAATATTGAAGAACGCCTCGAGTCTGGAAAGATCCAAGCCAGGAGGTTTTGCCGGCGTCTGTTGGCCTGGAACAAGGCGGTAGAATGCCCCAGTATCGCCAACGCTCCGTGAAGCGTGTCCTTCACATTCTTGCTTTTACTACATCTTTGTCCCCTTGGCACTCTGCCTTTTGCTCTTCTCTTCATTTGTTCGTCTGGCTTCTTTTTTCATCTCGATATATCTTTTCTGCGACATGTTGGTTTGGGAG
This window encodes:
- a CDS encoding hypothetical protein (EggNog:ENOG503P73I), with protein sequence MTTSTSPYARTPEFPSYSRQPEGHPSDMSRQHGNRQSPHPKMATSKGEPDPLVQNYAHILELKQRRKVDEQQLRLKLDNKKMDLDSWFRTDRERYLALEGHPELLNGIVKLLKEVNQFKARDLDREYDEELAALRKRYEEMEASQWQNVLNIDVPPPSTSGPPPLPASERPQPPILSSSTAPPNNPHGPLMAPSVSGYPRGFVGSSEPVRHGPLTIAPHYPPTMRSSLEPPPQTNGSREPPVSSMHAHPAPVSSSMRNMYHPMPQMAPPQPQLTSNGRRILPGAPTTNGWHRNPSYGPAMYSTPPGRMPPLHPTYPKSDGPTNPSAHERQVLPPILPPQLHRPGPVEEGQQPKRKATLTDSAPPDVKRAKQDHTPSSADLERATPTASEDVRPQRTVQFSEVWGGGNPEYKHIIIQFPDGGDYYILRCEEHGVNFGEHPLRGAAKHLASAQHGRMSKEHTQAIRTLGWIVEGCDFKLMEMNNRMVIEAFKNGYKPFNANQLNKTERAKKGFPQLDKNGTPMNSPLSAAASRQRKAASGIANPAPAGLYTGYCTADQKQHPVVILPWDEENLNSAGLLELTLESAGLFSGPLPKCYEYDRDDKGQVRRIKGWAEGYGIGGPLVKKREFPVLIIDSDDRQSWQLGWIEAKYLTPFDFGDTSEIPHSAVAREYYAKTIRKYPTYDDLRQDMTARGQPVGPAQTPLPKKMADSPSPSASVSFPSSTAGLATAQPATSQPLQQHDVEMADVGSDSDQESVTKSMSNSTNDIDMATADSRRTSVSNPDEGTETEKELPHPSAQAIAAQALINLETPARSTGFTAINSRSAASSAEPPSRQSPVPGASTERRRVEKIHARSKNVLATTQPATPIVSPQPMSSIVVNTGVANGQKPDRAESAPVHQSTTTAERDQERAQSESLTPASLTTPATPAFVYHLPSVEPVPPQQQEYPTPLPSATESASAPTVSLASARETSPSAGPLATPSASEAYGPSEFPVKTSFPVIKTEAGEEPETFTIGVIRAGDEEIFNSKIAGTLLSIEDDHTTGVLKAVLGSPEAVSSFQIDPKQIKTAARSMRGEGGSCEVTIEFIGDKTLTLVFELGRVNIEERLESGKIQARRFCRRLLAWNKAVECPSIANAP